A window from Neodiprion fabricii isolate iyNeoFabr1 chromosome 2, iyNeoFabr1.1, whole genome shotgun sequence encodes these proteins:
- the LOC124176961 gene encoding obg-like ATPase 1, giving the protein MAPKKVEEPEKKPLIGRVGTNLKVGIVGIPNVGKSTFFNVLTKSQAAAENFPFCTIDPNESRVPVPDARFDYLCEYFKPPSKVPGFLNVVDIAGLVKGAAEGQGLGNAFLSHISACDAIFHLCRAFEDDDVTHIEGEVNPVRDLEIISEELRLKDVEFLNAHLEKLEKLVVRGNDKKLKPEYDTLLKVKSILVDEKKHIRFADWSANDIEVLNKYLFLTSKPVIYLVNLSEKDYIRKKNKWLIKIKEWVDKNDPGSALIPFSGVFENKIFDMEGEERAKYFEEHKATSALDKIIVQGYKALQLQYFFTAGHDEVKAWTIPKGAKAPQAAGRIHTDFEKGFIMAEVMKFDDFKNEGSEAAVKAAGKYRQQGRNYVVEDGDIIFFKFNAGAGLKDAKKK; this is encoded by the exons ATGGCACCGAAGAAGGTTGAGGAACCGGAAAAGAAGCCGTTGATCGGCCGCGTCGGCACCAATCTCAAGGTCGGCATAGTCGGGATACCCAATGTCGGGAAGTCTACCTTCTTCAACGTTCTTACCAAGAGTCAAGCCGCCGCTGAAAACTTCCCATTCTGCACGATTGacccaaatgaaa GTCGTGTACCGGTTCCGGATGCGCGTTTCGACTACTTGTGCGAGTACTTCAAGCCTCCGAG CAAGGTTCCGGGGTTCCTCAACGTCGTCGACATCGCTGGACTAGTTAAGGGCGCCGCCGAAGGCCAGGGGCTCGGAAATGCCTTTCTGTCCCACATCAGCGCCTGTGACGCCATATTTCATCTTTGTC GAGCCTTCGAGGACGATGACGTAACCCACATCGAAGGCGAGGTCAACCCTGTCAGAGATCTTGAGATCATCAGCGAGGAACTCAGGCTCAAGGACGTCGAGTTCCTCAATGCCCATCTCGAGAAACTTGAGAAATTGGTTGTTCGGGGTAACGACAAGAAACTGAAGCCCGAATAC GATACCCTCCTCAAGGTCAAATCCATTCTGGTTGACGAGAAAAAGCACATCAGATTTGCCGATTGGAGTGCAAATGAC ATTGAAGTGCTGAACAAGTATCTCTTCCTAACGTCGAAGCCGGTAATCTACCTGGTGAACCTGTCCGAAAAGGATTACATCCGCAAGAAGAACAAGTG GCTAATCAAGATCAAAGAATGGGTCGATAAAAACGACCCCGGTTCCGCTCTGATCCCGTTCAGCGGTGTGTTCGAGAACAAGATCTTTGACATGGAAGGTGAGGAGCGCGCCAAGTACTTCGAGGAGCACAAAGCAACCAG TGCGTTGGACAAGATTATCGTTCAAGGATACAAGGCGTTGCAGCTTCAGTATTTCTTCACCGCTGGTCACGACGAAGTCAAGGCTTGGACAATCCCG AAAGGAGCGAAAGCGCCACAAGCTGCCGGAAGAATTCACACGGATTTCGAAAAAGGTTTCATCATGGCTGAGGTAATGAAGTTTGACGACTTCAAAAACGAGGGATCGGAAGCCGCGGTCAAG GCGGCTGGAAAGTACAGGCAACAGGGTCGAAACTACGTCGTAGAAGACGGGGACataattttcttcaagtttaATGCGGGCGCGGGGCTGAAAGACGCCAAGAAGAAGTGA